AACATTACTGTCTATGGCTGCATTTATTATATTCTCTGCTCCCCCTATATTTGTTTTTACAGCTTCTATTGGATTGTACTCCATCAGAGGAACATGTTTTAAAGCGGCTGCATGAATAACTATATCAACCCCATCAAAAGCCCTTTTTAACCTTTCTTTATCCCTTACATCTCCTATAAAAAATCTCAGTTTATCTTTATAGATTTCAAACTCTTTTTGCATTAAATAATGTTTATACTCATCTCTGGAAAAGATAATGACTTTTTTAGGGTTATGCTCTTTTAGTATCTTTTTAGCAAAAGTTTTTCCAAAAGAGCCTGTTCCACCTGTTATCAGTATTACTTTGTTATCAAGCATCCTGTAACCTTCTTTGTTAATTTTTACGATACTATTAATCTTTCGTCAGAAATATATACTCTGTAAAGATAAAATTCAATAAAAAGATTTTTTTTAACGAAAAAATTAATAATTAACTTTAGTTTGTTAGATTTAAAAACCCAGATTTATAATAAAATCAGGTTAGTTATTGTTAACCGAGGAATTTACTATTACTTTTATTAATGTAAATCAATTTAAATAAAATTCGAATAAGTTTATAATTTATTTTAGGAATTTAACAATAATCTTAATGGAGGATTTATTATGGCAAAGGTAGTGGTTGTAGGGGCAGGATTTGCTGGACATTATGCAGCGTTAATTTTGGCAGATGCCCTTAAAGGAAAGGGTAACCATGAAATCACCGTTATCAGCCGTGTTCCCAAATTTACTTACATACCTTCTCTTGTTTGGGTTGGTGTTGGCCAGATGAAATCTGAAGATGTTCAGTTTGATTTAAAGCCTGTATACGACAAAGTTGGAATTAATTTTGTTCATGGTGCTGTTACAGAAGTTCATCCAGATGATCAGTACGTTGTTGTTGAGAAACCTGACGGTGGTACACAGCAGGTAAATTACGATTATATTATCATGGCAACCGGTCCGTACCTTAATTTTGAGGGTACTCCAGGGCTCGGTCCTGATAAAGGATTTACGCACTCTATCTGTACACCTCCACATGCAACAAAAGCAGCAGCTGCTTATCTTGAGCTTGTAAGCAGAATGGAAAAAGGAGAAAAGGTAAAAATTGTTATAGGAACAGGTCATGGAGCTGCCACACGTCAGGGAGCTGCTTTCGAATATATCTCCAACGTTCATAACGACCTTGTAGACAGAGGTCTTAGGGATAGAGCTGAGATCCTATGGCTATCTAATGAACCTGCACTTGGTGATTTTGGTATAGACGGACTTGAGATGAAATACGGTGGTGAGATCTTCACATCCGAAGATATGGTACAGTTCCTGTTTGAAAAATATGGAATCAAATGGCAGATCAGATCTCATGTGAAACAGGTAGATGAGAAAAAGATATATACAATAGATTTAGATGGAAATGAAAACGAGATAGAGTATGATTTTGCTATGCTTATTCCTCAGTTTAAAGCTCAGCCTATCAAATGGATAGATAAAGATGGCAATGATATAACAGATAAAATGTGTAACCCTGCAGGATTTGTTAAAGTCGACGCTGTATACGGTAAGAAATGGGATGAATTAGATGGTCCAGACTGGCCAAGAACTTACCAGAACCCAACATACAAAAATGTGTTTGCAGCAGGTATCGCATTTGCCCCTCCAGGACCGCTATCAAAACCTCAGCAGGCTCCAGATGGTTCTCCAATAGCACCTGCTCCTCCAAGAACAGGATATACAGCTGAGCTTTCTGGAAAAGCAGCAGCACTGAATATTGTTGATATGATAGAAGGAAGAGAACCTTCCCATACAGCTTCAATGGCTGAAACACCGGGATTGTGTGTTGCTTCACTTAAGCATCATCTACTTACCGGTGAAGCTGTTACTATTGCTATTTATCCTGTTGCAAGAAATAGAGCAGCTTATCCTGAATACGGTAGAGACCTTGATAACTGTGTTGCAGAGATAGGTCTCGCTGGAGCATGGTTCAAGTGGTTCCTGCACCATGCCTTCCTATACAAACTTCAGGCTAAGCCCGGATGGAAAATGATACCTTAATTAGAAAACAAAGGAGGGTTAAGATATGGATAGAAAAAGACAGATGATGGAAAAGATGTGGAAATACAGAAAAAATCTCCTTGTGCAGGCTATAAGATTTGTGGTTTTAGGTCTGCACTTCAATAAATTAGTTAAAAAAGTTCATTAGTAGTAATGCCCCCTTTATGGGGGCATTTTTTATATGATTACTTCAACAGATAGATCTATTTCTTCTAAAACATTTTGAACATAAAGAGCTTCCTCTAAATCCCCTTCAAAAACTACCGCTTTACCCTTTGTATGTATCTCCCATGTAAGGGCTTCTGCTGTGGCAAGATCACACTTTATAGCTTTCATTAGCTGATATATAACCTCTTCAAATGTATGCCAGTCATCATTGTATACTATTACCTTTGCTGGTATTCCTATTTCGGTCTTCTTTTCTTCCTGAACTTCAAAGCCAATTCCCATTTTTCAGCCTCTGTAAAGTTTTTTATTAAAAATATAATCTTCAACTTCAGGTAGTACAAGATATTTTATAGACCTGTTATTCTTTATTCTATTCCTTATCTCTGTTGATGAAATATCTATTCTTCTCTGATCAAAAAAGTACACATACCCAGATTTTTCAGTTAAATTGTTGCTTTGCACCAGTTTTAACTGAGGAAATTTATTTTTTAAAAACAGCTTTATATCTTCTAATCTGTCCTTTCCTCTACCTAAAACTATAAAACTGGTTATTTTTACTAATTCTTCTGGATTTTTCCATTTATCAAGGGTTAAGAAAGCATCTGTCCCAACTATAAAAAATGGAAATACTCCTCTTTCTCTATACGTTTTAATGGTATCAATAGTGTAAGATTTTCCTTTCCTTTTTATCTCAATATCATCTATATAGAAATATCTGTTGTATTTTATAGATAACCGGAGCATGTTTATTCTGTCTTCTGCCGGTGCCCTACTTTCTGGTTTTAAAGGAGAGTGATATGCAGGTATAAAAATAATCTTTTCAAAACCAAAATACTCACGGATATCTTCAGCTATCCTGAGATGACCTATATGAACAGGATCAAAACTTCCACCGTATAATCCAATCATAAGTTTATTATAAAAGAAAAGCCCCATTAGTGGGGCTTATATTATTTTTCAGATTTTACTATAGGCATTACAGTAAAGATCTTAGAACTTCCTCTCTGAACAAAGAGTAACACAGAATCTTCCCCTTTCTTTTCAGCTTTTTTGATCTCTTTCCAGAAATCTTTCGCCGATCTTACAGGTTTCCTGTTTATTGTCAGGATCACATCACCACTTCTTATACCGGCCTCTTCAGCGACAGAACCGTATTTTACTCCTAAAACAAACACACCGTAAGGGACTTTTGGAATTCTATACCTTTCTACAAGATCAGGAGTTATATCCTTCACTATAAGTCCGTATTTTGCTTCCATTTCCTGCATACTGGCAGGACTTACCTCTTCTCCTTCCCATGATGCAGTTGTCACATATATATCTTTTTTCTTTCCATCTCTTACTACAGTAATCTTTACTTTTGTTCCTGGAGGATTTCTCATTATATATTTCTGCAACTGGGATACCTTTGATACAGGTTTGTCATTTACAGCAACAATTATATCTCCTGATTTTATACCTGCTTTCTCTGCAGGCCCCCCTTTCATAACCTGAGCTACGAGAACACCTTTTTTGACACCAAAATGTTTCGCAAGTTCTGGCGTTAAAGGCTGTATAATTACACCTATCTTACTTCTCTTTACCTTACCGTATTTGAGTATCTGTTCCATCACCCATTTAGCCTGATTTATAGGAACAGCAAACCCCAGTCCTTGAGCTCCCATTATAATGGCTGTGTTAATACCGATAACTTCACCTTTAAGGTTGATTAAAGGCCCTCCTGAGTTTCCAGGATTTATTGCAGCATCTGTCTGTATGAAGCCTTCTCCCGGATGTCCAGGCATCTCCCTATCAAGGGCAGAAATGATACCCATAGTTACTGTACCTGTTAGACCGAGAGGGTTTCCAATCGCTATTACTGTCATTCCCGGTTTTAGTTTGTCAGAATCACCTAACTTTAACATATGTTTCTTTGCATACTCCTGAATACCTTCTTTAAAGGGAACCGCAATCACAGCAACATCGCTCATCTTGTCAGTTCCTATTACTTTTGCATCGAGAACAATATCGTTCTTAAACTGTACTTTTATGTTCTGGGCGTTCTCAACAACATGGTTGTTTGTCAACAGGTAAACAAGCTTCTTCTTTTCATCTACCTTTACTATAAAGCCTGAACCAAGACCTTCCTGTCTTTCTTTGAACTCCGGAACATTTGGAACACCGAAAAAATCTCCGAAAGGACTACCTGCAAACGGATTAACTACCTTTACTTCCTTTATTGTAAAGATAGTAGCAACTCCAGGGGATGTTTCCTCAACCAGTTTTATCCTCTCATTTTCTATCTGCTGCATAAGAGAGGTTGCATGGCTTATACCAATTAGAAAAAGAAAAAAGAAAATCGGATAATAAAGCCTTCTCATCTATCAATCCTCCAGAAATGTATTTTAGTTATTAATCTAATACTACTTTCAGCTTGTGAAAATACAGTGAAAGTAATTATAATACTTTTATGCATATAAAAGGATTTTTAATAGATTTAGATGGTGTTCTGACAAAGGACGAAAACTTCAGTCCTATAGACGGAGCTGTTGAGTTTATTGATTTTTTGAAAAAAAAAGATATACCATTCATAATTGCAACAAGCAACTCTAGGTACCCCCCTGAAGAAATCATAAAAAAAATGCAACAAAATGGATTCAAAGTTGATACAAAAGATATAGTAACTCCGCTCACTGTAGCCCCTTATATTTTAAAAAAAGAGAAGATAGAAAAGATATATATCATAGGTTCTGAAAATCTTAAACAGTACATAAAAAGCAAAGGTTTTAAAGTTACAGAATCTCCCGATGTAGATGCTGTTCTTGTAGGACTTGATAAAAATTTCAATTTTATGAAAATGAAGGTAGGAACAACAGCTTTAAAAATTTATGGAGCAAAATTGTATGCTTTGAACAAAAATATAATATCTAAAGACGACGATGGCATGTTGTTTCCAGGAGTAGGAACTGTTGCAAAAATGTTCTCTACAGCCTGCCAGTGTAACGAAGATTTTAAGCATTTTGGAAAGATGGGAGAGGAGTATAACAGGGTAGTATTTGAAAAATTACCTTTAGAAAAAGAGAGTATAGCAATGATCAGCGATGATATATTTGTTGATCTGGAGGGGTACAAATCTATAGGCCTAAAAACTATATTTGTTACTACAGGAAAGTACAGTCTTAAAGAGATTGAAAAAACTGAAAGTGTAGATATGGTAGTGGATAATCTTACGGAGATTATAGGGAGGATTTTTATTGATAAATAAACTTAAGCTTTATGCACAGCTTGTAAAATTTGAACATACTATATTTGCTATTCCATTTGTGTTTGCTTCAATTTTTATTGTTCAAAAAGGCATACCTCCTTTAGAAAAAATTTTCTGGATACTGATTGCTGCGATTGCCGGAAGAACTGCTGGTATGGCGTTTAATAGATTTTTTGATCTACCATTTGACAAACTTAATCCACGCACAAAAAACTGGGTCTCTGTAACAGGAGCTGTAAAAGCAGGAGAAATTTTAGGACTTGCCGTTTTGTCCTCTGCTGTTTTGATTTTTTCAGCCTATAAATTGAACAAGCTTGCGTTTTATTTGTCTCCAGTAGCGATATTCCTTTTGATTATTTACCCTCTGGGAAAAAGATTTACAAATTTTGTACATCTTATTTTAGGAGCTGTTTATTTTATTATCCCGATTGCTGTTTCTGTTGCTTTGAAGGGAGAAATAGATTTAGCTACTGTCTTTTTAGGTCTGGGTATGGCATTCTGGGTTGCAGGATTTGATATCTTTTACGCATTACAGGATATTGAGTTCGATAGGAAAGTAGGAGTACACTCTATACCTGCAAAATTCGGCATCAAGAAGGCGATCACATTTGCACGGGTTTTCCATTTTTTAACGTTTATATTCTTAGTCCTTACTGGGTATTTTGCACAGCTGGGAATTATTTACTATACTGGACTTGTACTGCTTACCGGTTTCTTAATATATGAGCACACTCTGATAAAAGAAAACGACCTATCTAAAATAAATGTGGCTTTTTTTACAGTAAACGGTTATATAAGCATACTGTACATGATTGTGGTGCTTTTGGATATTTTCGTGAAATTTTGATATATTAGCAGAAAAAAGGAGGGTCAAAATGTCTTTTAAAGATGTTATGGAAATAAAGAAAATACTTCCCCATAGATATCCTTTTTTGCTTATTGATAGAATTCTTGAATTAGATATAGAAAATCTGAGAGTAAAAGCATTGAAAAATGTGACTGTAAATGAAGAGTTTTTTAACGGGCATTTTCCTGATTTTCCTGTTATGCCAGGAGTTTTAATAATAGAAGCTATGGCTCAGGCAGGAGCTTATCTCATGATAGAAAAAGCTAAAGCTGAAGGCGTAGAAGGTGATTTTACAGTTTTATTTGCTGGGATAGATAGTGCAAAATTCAGAAAACCTGTTGTCCCTGGAGATCAGATAATATTCGAAATAGAAGGAATAAATATAAAAAAGAGTATGGGAAAAATAAAGGGGGTTGCTAAGGTAGACGGAAATGTAGTTTGTGAAGCAGTTTTAATGGCAGCACTTAAAAAGAGTTAAAGATCATCTTATGAGAAAATTTATATAACTTTTTTGCTTTTTCGTTTTCTGGATTCAGATACAAGGCCTGATTTAACAAAAATAATGCCTGCTCATAACCTTTTAGTTTGATATATATTATAGCTTCCTCTGTATACAGGGAACTTTTTTTTATCTTATCTTCTGTTCTTTGAATCTTT
This genomic stretch from Persephonella hydrogeniphila harbors:
- a CDS encoding HAD-IIA family hydrolase; this translates as MHIKGFLIDLDGVLTKDENFSPIDGAVEFIDFLKKKDIPFIIATSNSRYPPEEIIKKMQQNGFKVDTKDIVTPLTVAPYILKKEKIEKIYIIGSENLKQYIKSKGFKVTESPDVDAVLVGLDKNFNFMKMKVGTTALKIYGAKLYALNKNIISKDDDGMLFPGVGTVAKMFSTACQCNEDFKHFGKMGEEYNRVVFEKLPLEKESIAMISDDIFVDLEGYKSIGLKTIFVTTGKYSLKEIEKTESVDMVVDNLTEIIGRIFIDK
- a CDS encoding ATP-dependent Clp protease adaptor ClpS, which gives rise to MGIGFEVQEEKKTEIGIPAKVIVYNDDWHTFEEVIYQLMKAIKCDLATAEALTWEIHTKGKAVVFEGDLEEALYVQNVLEEIDLSVEVII
- the fabZ gene encoding 3-hydroxyacyl-ACP dehydratase FabZ; amino-acid sequence: MSFKDVMEIKKILPHRYPFLLIDRILELDIENLRVKALKNVTVNEEFFNGHFPDFPVMPGVLIIEAMAQAGAYLMIEKAKAEGVEGDFTVLFAGIDSAKFRKPVVPGDQIIFEIEGINIKKSMGKIKGVAKVDGNVVCEAVLMAALKKS
- a CDS encoding Do family serine endopeptidase, yielding MRRLYYPIFFFLFLIGISHATSLMQQIENERIKLVEETSPGVATIFTIKEVKVVNPFAGSPFGDFFGVPNVPEFKERQEGLGSGFIVKVDEKKKLVYLLTNNHVVENAQNIKVQFKNDIVLDAKVIGTDKMSDVAVIAVPFKEGIQEYAKKHMLKLGDSDKLKPGMTVIAIGNPLGLTGTVTMGIISALDREMPGHPGEGFIQTDAAINPGNSGGPLINLKGEVIGINTAIIMGAQGLGFAVPINQAKWVMEQILKYGKVKRSKIGVIIQPLTPELAKHFGVKKGVLVAQVMKGGPAEKAGIKSGDIIVAVNDKPVSKVSQLQKYIMRNPPGTKVKITVVRDGKKKDIYVTTASWEGEEVSPASMQEMEAKYGLIVKDITPDLVERYRIPKVPYGVFVLGVKYGSVAEEAGIRSGDVILTINRKPVRSAKDFWKEIKKAEKKGEDSVLLFVQRGSSKIFTVMPIVKSEK
- a CDS encoding UbiA-like polyprenyltransferase, whose protein sequence is MINKLKLYAQLVKFEHTIFAIPFVFASIFIVQKGIPPLEKIFWILIAAIAGRTAGMAFNRFFDLPFDKLNPRTKNWVSVTGAVKAGEILGLAVLSSAVLIFSAYKLNKLAFYLSPVAIFLLIIYPLGKRFTNFVHLILGAVYFIIPIAVSVALKGEIDLATVFLGLGMAFWVAGFDIFYALQDIEFDRKVGVHSIPAKFGIKKAITFARVFHFLTFIFLVLTGYFAQLGIIYYTGLVLLTGFLIYEHTLIKENDLSKINVAFFTVNGYISILYMIVVLLDIFVKF
- the nadD gene encoding nicotinate (nicotinamide) nucleotide adenylyltransferase, with amino-acid sequence MIGLYGGSFDPVHIGHLRIAEDIREYFGFEKIIFIPAYHSPLKPESRAPAEDRINMLRLSIKYNRYFYIDDIEIKRKGKSYTIDTIKTYRERGVFPFFIVGTDAFLTLDKWKNPEELVKITSFIVLGRGKDRLEDIKLFLKNKFPQLKLVQSNNLTEKSGYVYFFDQRRIDISSTEIRNRIKNNRSIKYLVLPEVEDYIFNKKLYRG
- a CDS encoding NAD(P)/FAD-dependent oxidoreductase; translation: MAKVVVVGAGFAGHYAALILADALKGKGNHEITVISRVPKFTYIPSLVWVGVGQMKSEDVQFDLKPVYDKVGINFVHGAVTEVHPDDQYVVVEKPDGGTQQVNYDYIIMATGPYLNFEGTPGLGPDKGFTHSICTPPHATKAAAAYLELVSRMEKGEKVKIVIGTGHGAATRQGAAFEYISNVHNDLVDRGLRDRAEILWLSNEPALGDFGIDGLEMKYGGEIFTSEDMVQFLFEKYGIKWQIRSHVKQVDEKKIYTIDLDGNENEIEYDFAMLIPQFKAQPIKWIDKDGNDITDKMCNPAGFVKVDAVYGKKWDELDGPDWPRTYQNPTYKNVFAAGIAFAPPGPLSKPQQAPDGSPIAPAPPRTGYTAELSGKAAALNIVDMIEGREPSHTASMAETPGLCVASLKHHLLTGEAVTIAIYPVARNRAAYPEYGRDLDNCVAEIGLAGAWFKWFLHHAFLYKLQAKPGWKMIP